The segment AGGGGTTTGCAGAACTTACTTCAGCTGAGCAGCCACTGTGGTGCATTTGTGCATTTCTTTGCTCATACTTGTTGTAAAGGGCAGTTTCCTAGGAGCTTATCTGCAGTGTAGGTGAGGAGAGATCCATAGCATGTTGGTTAGACAGCTCTCGCCCTTCAAGTGAAGATATGGGAGTACGTTGTTGAGCCAGTTAAGCTTTCACTTCTCTTAAGACTTGTTAGACTACACGAAGAACTGTTCAAAAATAAACTCTGGTATATCTCATCAGCTTTATTGCTGGGGTGGGGATTACCGGTGGGTGTGGTAAAAAGCTGACCTGTATCATTGGATAACATAACTATTGACAACACCCTACTTGTCTCTGTGAGCTCCTCTGCTGTGTCATAACATGGGGTTCTACTGCAGAGAGAGCCTGTTCATCTTTGCAGCTCAAAACAATTTTGTATTgtcaagatggaaaaaataaatctcagtaCAACAAAATATGAAAGTGTACTTTTTTGAGCTACACACAACAGCATTCTTGCTACACTCTGCCAATTTTATCATAAAGTAGAACAATTAAGAAAACAGATAGGAacaaaacttgtatttttttatgaacACAAAAAAAGGCTATATGAATTAAGGATAGGAAAATTTGCTTTGCATGAGGCATCTTGCATACTTCACAGTTAAAATTGAATTCTATGTTCCACTCTGCTTTAAAAGGCAGATTGAGAAAGGTAGAAGTATGTGGCAGTAACATCACTTTCAAGGTCTGTATTCTCTCAATTGAGGTATTTGCTGTAAGGCAGTCTCTCTGAATTGAACGTCACTTGCACAGAATCTTGCTCACTTTGTAGCTTATTTCTTGGTCTTTTCTACTTTCCCGCTCAGCAGGTCTGAATTTGCCAGTCTTCTATCTTTGTTGGATTGTGAAGAACTTGAAAGCAAACTGACCTCGCTGAGCCTCCTCCCACTACAAGGTGGGGCAGAATATTGATGACAAGCTTATCTTGCAGATTTGAAATGTAATAGCATGAAGTTTAGCTATCTTTGATATCTTACTGGAATGCTGTTCACTGATGGTTATTGATGTCTTGATGACTCAGGATGCTGCTTTGTGTGGTCGGgtcagtttttatttaattctgaGTTTTTCTTTGACTCAGTCTCTTATGCTTCTTTGAAAAGATGTTATCAGGGCTTCTGGAAATGATTGCCTGCCAGAAGATCTTAAAAGAACATTCAGTGGAAAGGAGCATCTTCACTAACTTCACTGTTTATAAggatctttctgttttaaaatcagattgTCAGCTGGACAAAGAACAAGAAGTGGCAGCTAATTGTATGCTGGAATCCTGCTAGCTGAATTGGAGCTTCTGTTAGGATAGGAGTATTCCCATTGGTCAGTCAACCTAGAGGTTATAGATTAATTTACAAGTGTTACAGTGAAACATGACTCTTACATATTAAAGCAAATTGTGGTATTGATTTTGCAGAAACACATCTGACAGTGGTCCTGCTGAATTCATTTGAATTTCCTGCGCTATTGATGTTCTTGTGGAATAATATTCTGCTTTGTTACTCAGTGGCCGTACCTATGCATACTGGTGCTTCAGTATTTGTGCATCCACGAGTATTTATTGTAATGTAAGCTTGTCAAAATTAGCTGCTGTTGGTTGCTGATTGGAATTCAGAGGAATGCTTCTATGTATTATTTGTATGAAATACACGTTAGAAAAAAAGTAGGCACAACTTTTGATAtacattcttttctctttagagaaaaatgcaaaagcaaaacaatatgGAGTACTTAAAAATGTGATGTAGTAGGTTGAAAATGTACACAGCTTGGagttattttcatgttttcatacTCCCTcttgaataaaaaagaaagcagtggttCTTCTTAAGCTTCAGTGACCAAAACCCAAATTTGTTTTATgctcctgttttgtttcctttaaaaaaaaaaaaatgcaatgtaaCGTTAGTGATGTTTCTCTGCTACGTGTCTGTAATTAGTACAGCAGCTTACTTGTGCTCATTTCACTTAGATAACCTTTTTGGAAGAAACCATTAAGCCATTTAATATTCAGTTGCATTTTCAGAGTTCTTTGACAGCATAATAGGTAGTGTTATTGTTGTGATCCAGAGTTCTCCATGtagatttcttcttccttttgcatttattttttttaattccaggaAGGATTGGTTCAGTCTTTAATAACATGTCAGTCAGCATGCTTTTATATGTAAGTGCCTCACTGCTAACAAAAGCATGTCCTCAGGTAAGGACTTTGGTGTAAGTTTTAAGGAAATTGCTGTTCTTGATGTTCCAGTTATTTACTTTGCACACAGTGGTGATTCACAATGCAGGAGAATGCAATTTTAGTGTGAGATTGTCAGAAGATCGTGATGAGTAAAGGTATCTTGTTACTGTGCTGTATTATTCTCTCATAGTTCTGTATATAACCAAACTGTGTTGTCATCTGAGTTCTTTCTGAGATTTCTTGTCAACAAAGTTATATTTGTTTCTTATTGCTGTTGTAGGTGTGTTGTGTGTTTACATTCTCTGTAACACAGAAgtcattttgcattttggaCATTAGAGGTTTTGACCTTAATCTCTGGAGGAAGGGGATTCTGGAGAGAATTTAAGCATTTTTGTAAATCTGTGCAGTGACTTTCCTATGTTTTTAGGACAAAATGTTTTGTCTTCCTTTAAACACAAATACGGTAATACTGTAATTGGGGTAGGTAAGGAATGAAGGGAAGGTGTGGGATGAGAACAGTTGGGGGTCTGCTAAAAGctatgtgattaaaaaaaaaaaatctaaaatctaatgggattatttttttgtatatgCGCACATTAGAGCGTGTGTGGGAATGAACTGTCACAGAGCCCTTTAATATTGTTGAGATGCAGAGATCTGTGTTTGACCAAGCAGTTGTAGGACTAGAACAGCTATTCTAGTACGTTGGGTAACTGTGTTTGTAGTCTACAAGGACAAGTTGAATCTTTGCACTCTGCCTAAACTAGATTATTCTTTGAGTTCCTGATTGACCTGCTGAAACAGGTTATTTTTAGGATTTAAATGACACACTTGCCTggttttctctgaaaaagtgCACAAACCAATCCTTGTTGATGCTGCTGTTGTCCTAGTGCCTGCTATTTTAGCTGGAAATTCCTTTAAAtgtctggttttttttcccctgcagctgTCATATCTCATGCTTTCTTGTGTTGACTcactgtggttttcttttttcaattcCTTCTTAGTGAGCTAATAAGAATTCCTGACAAATGCCATGTCTCTAAAAGAAAGCATTACGTACCAAAATGTAAATCTTTTCCCCTAATTGTTGTTGGATGCTGTGAACCTGCCTGTGCCCTTTGCAGGTGGTGATGGCTTTCTTGGCTCatgccaccaaaaaaaaaggaaaagatgagcTTATTATAATTTGTGGAATGATTTCCAGTAAAAAGTGGTTTTCAGTGAAGGTAACAGGACTCAAACCTAAATCTCTCTAAATCTGAGGTATACGAGGAtttgaaatgaatgtgttttaaaCAGTGCATGTGAGAGGGAGAAAACTAatgaagcattatttttttttctaggttttCATTTTAGACCTGTGAATTTTCTGTAATCCAAAGATGGCAGCAAATAAGCCTAAAGGGCAGAATTCGCTGGCTTTACATAAAGTCATCATGGTGGGAAGTGGTGGTGTAGGAAAATCTGCTTTAACACTACAGTTTATGTATGATGAGGTAAGAATGCACACTATAAATTATCCTATGTGATATCTACTATGTAGCGTTACTGAAGCATTAATTGGTAcagttattttctgaaaaggtCTAAGTGTATATGATGTACAAATGTCAACTATTAAATTgagcataaatatttttcactgacacaggctgtgtgtgtgtgtggatacctcatccctggaagtgttcaaggccaggttgaatggggccaTGGGCAACCTTGTTTACtgggaggtgtctctgcccttagcatgggggttggaactgggtggggTTTAAGGGCCCTTTCCACCCAAACTGTTCTGAGTTTTCTCCTTTAGAGACACCTGTAAAGATATACATTTgccatttttcccccctcagaTTTTTAGGCAATTAGTGGTTTTAGAACTTGCTCCTTTAGAATATATTTTCACACTGGTTACTAGACCTGTTAAAACTCAAGTATTAAAACTCAAAGCTTCTTTGCTTCAGTAAGTTGCTTGATGCTTGAGATgtgactaattttttttcctttttttatgttgctgttggagaagaaagaaaatcttgtttttctactttttttgtcagtgaaagtttttctttttgactaaGAAATGGAAGTTTTGCCTTCAGTGTCCCTTAAAAACTGATACTAAATATACTAGGTCGGAACTGCCTGATAGCATAATGAAGTGCGGCCAGATGCTGTGCTTAACCAAAAGTAGACATTTAGTGCATGGCCACTGGTGTTTTGCAGTTGCTTCTAAAATTTCCTTGTAATggctgaaaaaagcaaaaccctgTAAGTTGTTTGGGTTGATGGAGAGCCTGCTTTAGCTGTGTTGAATAACTTGAGTATTTCATGTAGCCTAAATACataggtttatttatttattattgtaaCCATATGAAATGTTTGCTGTATCCTTACATGAAAATAGATGTGTTTGCCCTGTATGGACCTGGTTTTCAAACAGTAAAATTTTTGTTTCTAGTTTGTAGAAGATTATGAGCCCACCAAAGCCGACAGCTACAGGAAGAAGGTGGTTCTGGATGGGGAAGAAGTCCAAATTGATATATTGgacacagcagggcaggaggactATGCTGCAATTAGAGACAACTACTTCCGAAGTGGAGAAggctttctttgtgttttctctatTACAGAGCTGGAATCATTTGCAGCTACTGCAGATTTCAGGTAGGTTACAAGGCAAGTTATTGTAATTATgttcttgtaatttttttttgcaatatcATTGGTAGTCCAGAATAGATGACTGTAGTCATGTTGCTTTGAATAGATGCCTAACCATGCCTTTATTATCTTTGTAccacttcagatatttttgctgctctgtttctgAATACCAAAGAGGTTACTGCAACAGAGCAGATGCGTAGTAACATTCAGAAGACTGCTGCTCTTTGTAGATCAGTGTTGCTTGATGTTTACGCTACAGTGCAAAGAATCACATTTGTGAGTAGGCAGCCTctccagtgctgagtacagagggacagcCACCTCCCTAATCCTGCTGACTACACTATTTGTTATAAGCTAGAATGCCACTggcttcttggccacctgggcacactgctggttcatgttcagccagctgtcaacTAACACACTTGAATCCTTTTGGCCCACACAATTTGCCAGACACTCTGCTCCAAGTCTGTAGCGATGCATAGGATTACTGTAACTGAAATGTTGGACTTAGCACTTGGTCTTTTGGATCTCATACAATTGGTCTCAGCTCATCCAGCCACCTCTGGGGGCCTTCCTGCTCTCAGGaagattgacacttcctcccaacttgatGTTTGCAAGTTTaatgagggtgcacttgatccccTTGTCCAGATCgtcaataaagaaataaagatattattatgaattatatatatagtatatataaagatatataagatataaatatattatttttattatataaagATCTTAAACAATGCTGGCTCCAGTACTGACTGCTTTGGAACATCACTCATGATTGGTTGCCAGTTGGATTTAGCTCCTTTCACCACcactctttgggcctggccctccagccagttttCTTTAGCCAGCAAAGAGTGCACCTGTCCAAACCATGGGCtgtcagcttctgcaggagggTACTGTGAGAGGTAGAGTCAAAGGCTTTAATAAAATCTTCGTGGAtcacatccacagcctctccctCATCAACTAGGTGTGGATGAGGATTTAACAGGCtaggtttttttatttttaagatgtttttcaAGCATACAAAGTATTAAAACCCTTGTAATGGCAGGAGATTTTAATAACATTGTATTATGGGTGTTTAATTTTGCTTGAGAGCCTACTTAAAACATTCATCCCTCTTTGTatctataaagaaaaatatctcattGCTATATAATATGTACAGTAAAAAAGATACCACTCCTCCAGAATTTTAGCAGTTCAAAGTTAAACAAAATAGGAGAGATATaatacaaaaggaaatgatCTGCATCTTGTTGAAATATGCATTCTTAGAGATGTTATTGTAGCTCAGGTTAATTAGTACTAAGTATAgaatacatttaaaatcttCTCTGAGGGTGGAGGAGGAGTTATGGAGAGGGGAGAAAGCAAGCTTGTCCCCttctggtgtgttttttttaatttatttttctcagtatgtaagtgtatgtatttgtatctttaaagagagagagagaggagccCAGACTAATTTACAGGTTTATGCTATGCTTACGTCAGTCCTGGAGGGCTGGTTAGTATGCTTGAGCTCTGTTGTGCAAAATGGCCTCTTCAGATGCCATCTTTCATCTTCCATGGGCCTAGAAGAAAGTCCTTTTTAAGCAAAGGTGAGTGTTGACAATATGTAtgctgaaacaggaaaaaaaaaatgggagaaaaaatcCCTTAGATGTAGAGATTAAAACTCTGCCCAGTACAACTCTTAAAGTGCCTTTCAAGTTGCTTTTGAAACTACTGAAGCCTAAGTGCTAAAATGGGCCTCATAAAAACTATattctttctgctctgtgtaAAAATACCCTGTATCTCCTGAAAGGTACAGTTAAAATACCTTTGGCATTGTCGAGCAGCCTCAGATAATGCCACTTAAGAGAtagatgcaaaagaaaatgtccAAATTCTTCTTCAGTCATTTTAGTGTTTCCATAGAATTTTGTTCTGCTTGAATGGCAACAGGAGAGCTGTTCACTGCCACTTAGTATCTTTGATGGGTTTTCCAGTGGGCTCTGAAATACCATCCttcttttaagtaattttttttccaatagaaAGCAGATCTGCAAGAActaaatttttaaatatttgaaaggcAATTTGATAAAATGTGTTCTTGCTTTGAGTAGAATTGAAAAGGCTCTAGAGAATTTAAGTTTTAGACTTCAGGCTGGTAtatctagttttttttttttagctaaaagTCTTATTTTAACAGATTCTGTCATTGTTGCACTGAATTCTCATATTTCCACTCAACCTAATCCACTGGCTATTCAAACTGCTAAGTATCTGCAAGCACAGTTGCAACATTTGCTCTATTTagctgggagggaaggaatgttattttaattacatcTGAGAGATGAATGTGGTGTTACAAGCTGCCTCCAGCGCATATTTGCtagtttaaaaagaagaaaagctaacTCAACAAAACTAAATGCTACAAAAAAACATCTTACACCAGCGAGAGGATTCTGATGTATACCAAATCGAAGGATAGTTACAGGATCAGTTAACtctttccagtttctttctgttctaCGTAAAAACTGCCAATAGGCTTCACTTCAGCCAGAAAAGGGAATGTGgttctttgtgctttttgttgACCTTTCAGAAACTGTTCCACGATGAAGGGGTAAATTTCACTGCTAACTTTGTACTCCTTTCTGAGACGAAAGAGAGAATGCTTGTCTTCCAGGAGCAGTGTTCTTCAGATTGATGTACCAAAGCATTTGTAGTACTCGATTCTATTTAAACTCTCCATCGTAGTGGTTCAAACAGGATCTTTCCTTAAAAATCTGATGTATGTGCAACTTGTTATCCTTACACTGGCTTATAACTGAATTAAGATCTCTATAAGGGGCTGAATGTAAGTGACTTCAGAAAGATTCCTGAAAGGACAAGATTTGTCTCTTGTTAAGCTATATTAGTTTACTACCTAATTAGTTAATTTCATCAGCTTTAAAAGTGGCACATGCATTGcgttagaaaaaaaaagtcaaatgtaAGAATGCAGTCTGGGTATATTAAAGATTGCAATTGCTTAATAGCAGCATAAAGGCAGTGAGAAATACTGGCAAGTAATATCTTTAGTAAAAGGAGAACTGTATTAGTTTAAATTCTCACCTGTTCTACTTTGTTTAATTTGTTACTGAttcatcttccttccttcctggaAGATTAATAGTCTGTCTTGGTTTAAGATTTTGCTGCTATGTAAGCTTCATAAAAAGAATAAGTGAGTATAAAAGGTGTAGGATGGAAGAGTGTTTTAAGTCCGcattcttatttttgtgttctAAGAATAGTACTCcataaaatacttcattttttgcttttctatttttctctagGGAGCAGATCTTAAGAGTAAAAGAAGATGAGAACGTTCCTTTTTTGCTAGTAGGTAACAAATCAGATTTGGAAGATAAAAGGCAAGTTTCTAtagaagaagcaaaaaacaGAGCTGATCAGTGGAATGTTAACTATGTGGAAACTTCTGCAAAAACGCGAGCCAACGTTGACAAGGTAATAACCTGCCTCATAACTCACCTAATAATGCAAAGAATCTCTGTCAGTTTTTACTTTATACTTGTCTCCTACAGGTCATAGGTTACATGTTCAAGTTATTTTAGcctctttttttggggggtggatttcaaaacaaatgcttttctccTATAGCTTGTGATGAGTGCATGACTACGTTGCTTAACATAAAACAGTGAGAATGCATTAGGCATGGAAAGTTATTAGATCCTGAAATGTGATGAGTTAAGTCATTAGACAAGACCTTTTATTGTTAAAAAGTTATTGAGGCAATCGTGTTGGCCTTGCCTTGTGTTTTCTGTAACTGGAAGATAAAACTGCTTCTAGACAGTGAGAATGCTGTCAGAGGAATAAAACGGCTTAGAAAACTAAGGGAGTGTTTGGAATCCTATCTACCTTCGTCTAACCATGTGCCTGTATGTTGTTTTAATGAAGAATGGATTTATTCTTTTAAGTTTTAAATGGCCCAGAAGTGCCTCATGAGTTTTCTGGGATAAAGCCTGGATCAGAAGGTCATAAGAAAGCacaaagaatatttatttctaagatGATAAATTACTGATTAGTTGTAAGTATTTCACTTAAATCTTGAGAAGGCAGGACTTCTTGAAACATAGCATTTGGAATAACTCTCAGCCTTGTAGACTGAAAAAGTAGTTGATGTTTGGCAAAAGTAAGAAGCTCGGTTTAAAGTGaagatttgtttctttcagacCTCTTGATAGACTTGATCACCCAGAAATTTTCTGATGTAAATACTTATGAGTAGTTGGAGCATAACAGCAGTAATAGGAGTACTGTTTTGCAGTCACTTAAACTTTACTGTTGTCATCTGTCAGTGTTGTCATTGTGAAGAAGTGGATTGTTCAGTGCTAAAGTAAAAATGTCATGCTGTTCTTCAGGGAACATTAAGTCAATTAAATGCAGAGCAATTCACTTGCTTTTAGTTTTGGTGTATAATTGCAGTTAACATCCACCTATTTCAGTCTTGCAGAAATTCTGAGGTCATCTAAATCTGTTTCATCATCCTTTAGCAGCGGGGGCGaggaagtaaatatttttaatatatatatatataaccagTAACTCTTGCATTCACATGATAGGCTGCTAAAGAGCTCAAGGCTTCTTTTTGGAACAGGTGGCATTATGGATTCAGATTAATATGTATTACATAGAGTTCAGATTTGATGATCCATAAGtgagagtcatagaatggcttgggttggaagggacctcaaaggtcatgTAGTTCCCATCCCCTTCCTACAGGCAGGTTTGCCAGCCACTAACAGGcactaggtcaggctgcccatccaacctggctttgaacacctccagggattgggCTTCTGCAActtcactgggcaacctgttccagcacctcatcctCTGGCTAAAAAGTTTCTccctgatatctaatctaaatcttccctcttttaatttaaaaccgttcctccttgttctatcactgtctACTCATGTAAGAAGTtggttcccctcctgtttataagctccctttaagtattgaaaggccacagtgaggtctcccctgatcCTTCTCTTtaggctgaataagcccaacTTCTTTAACCTTTCTTCCtcagagagatgctccagccctttgatcatcttcatggccttcctctggacctgtttcAAAATGTCCACATCTTTCTTGAGCTGGGTGCCCTGGACCTGGATGTGGTACTCaagatggggtctcacaagggcagagtagaaaggcaccctcaccctgctggccactcctcttttggtgtagcccaggataccattgggcttctgggctgcaagcacacactgctgactccTGTTAAGTTTTTAATCTACCAGAATCcttaagtccttctcagcagggctgctctcaaggaggcTTTGTTGGCCCTAGTGAATACCAGGTATTAGttacttgttttcttaaaatctgAAGTTACGGGATTTATTATGTGAACTTAAGTTAGTATTGTATAAGAAATTTTGCTTCTCTAAATTCCAGAAGGTTGGGTTTGGGCTTTCACTCATTTTGGTAATAACAGTAAGCAAATGAGTACTTTCTCACACTAGGTTATATATCGCAGGTACTGTGATACAGTGCCAGGGCTTAAGCAAGCTGACAGTTACAGCATACCATTAATACTGATTTAAGTAAAAGCAAGTAACTTCAACATCTAGTATCCTAAAGGCAGTTGTATTTTTTGATGGAAACACATAGTTGCATTGATTTTCCTTATATCCTCTGTAATGAAAGTTCATGCTTTTGCTGCGGTCAATATGAGATTAGTGTAATTGCAGATAAAAATACCTACTGTGTTACGTAGAAGAGTTTTTCAGTCCTTGCACTGTCTGTGTTGTATAGAAATGGATCAAGCCCCCCTGGCAGATCAGGAGGGAAGTGTTCCTGATAGAGAAGTTTTAGAATTGTTCAAATAATATGCTATGATAAGATAATAAAGATGAAATAGTTATTTCCTGTAGCCCTCTTTAAGGCAAGATTGTCTTAATGAATGAAGTAACTTTAAGGATCCCTGTCATAGGCCTTAGCTTACagtctttcctttcttaaataAGTCATTGATATGTCTCCAACTTCTGTTTCCTACTAAGCTACTTGATAATAATGAAGTTTATGCATACTTTGAGCTATCTAATCTAAAAATAGCTTATGTAGTTTTATGGTTGATAACCCGTGTTTAAAGGAaatgctaatttattttttctgcactttttgTTTAGATTTACATCAAGGGCCATAGTGACTGTGAAACAGTTAGTGTGTGCTACTGCCTTATTAATGTGCTTCTAGAACTAATAGTAGCAGTTCTTCAACCTTTGCAGTTCATCACTGAATATTCTCAAAATGTACACTGATTTCCCTGAGTCTCAGTAAGATGTAGatagaaaatggggaaaaaaaaatcccagataGCGATATGAGTCTTACTTTAATTCTTCTGACAAGATCCTACAGGTACCATGAAAGAAGCAGATTTGCATCACATGGGGTTGGCCTTGAAAATCAATGAGAGATTTGTTGGATTAGTATTTTTTTGCTCAAACTGATTATGTATAACTGATTTTATTCTAACCACCAGAAGCAGATGTCATCAGTGATAACCTGAATTAACTCAAAGTTCTGACGGTGTTTTGGCATTTAtgttcttctgtcttttccagGTGTTTTTTGATTTGATGAGAGAAATTAGAGCCAGAAAAATGGAGgacagcaaagagaagaatgggaagaagaaaagaaaaagcctagCTAAGAGGATCAGAGAAAGATGTTGCATTTTATAATCAAAACCCTGAATTCTTTTCCTACTTTGACCATACTAATAAAAAAACCATAATTTATAAGCATGCCATTGAAGGCTCAAGTGACTGAAATTACTCTAACATGTTGGAAATTGTAATGTACCACTAAAAGCATGAATTGGAGCTGCACTGAAAGTCAAATTCACTGAAAAAGATTGATGTGGCTTCAAGAGAAGCAAACCATTTCATAATCGCCTACCTTCTCACATTTCTTCTGAATGTAGTGTTTCATGGGAAGTCTTTATTAGTAAACAGAGGGGGAAATATTACTTTATGGTTTCTTGTAAAGCATACTTTTTTATCATTGATAATTGTCACTTTGTCTTGTCTTTCGTTGCCTTGAAAATTACAGTTGTGAACGTGATACCTAACAAAGCGGTATACAGTTGTTTTGCCATGGAGTTATGCAAATTAGGAAAGAATAATGTATATGCGAACAGTTATGCTGAGGAAAACTATATGTGGTTCCGCATTACCTGATTAACCTAGAAGAGTGATGTAATCTTTTACATTGAAACATTTGAATATGCCTTAATTTTAAAACCTAAACATAGCAGGTTGCTTAGTCAAGGGTGTATTTTCAGCTTGTTGCATGGAGACTCTCCCTGTGCATCAGTGCGAGCCTGCCCTCTCTGTAGAGTGGAGTTACATGAATGGTCTCGCTAACTAGCTGTCTGCTAGCGGTGTCTGTTCTTTAAATGTGTGCCATACTATGGTTTTGTGAATAATACAGAGCATATTCAGTCATCTGTAGCTTGGTGAACTATGTGGTATCTTATAGCTAAAAGGTCAGAATATGTGTAAGATGGAAGTCAAAAGTCTATGGCACATCCGAGCCTGGAGTGGTTGCTTAAAACTTAACGTACTGATACCTTGAAGCTTCCCTTTGCAAGTAGATGTTTGTCTAGATGTTTCTTGGGTTTTAACTCCCTGGAGTAGGGTGGAGTGGAGCTGATT is part of the Gallus gallus isolate bGalGal1 chromosome 2, bGalGal1.mat.broiler.GRCg7b, whole genome shotgun sequence genome and harbors:
- the RALA gene encoding ras-related protein Ral-A is translated as MAANKPKGQNSLALHKVIMVGSGGVGKSALTLQFMYDEFVEDYEPTKADSYRKKVVLDGEEVQIDILDTAGQEDYAAIRDNYFRSGEGFLCVFSITELESFAATADFREQILRVKEDENVPFLLVGNKSDLEDKRQVSIEEAKNRADQWNVNYVETSAKTRANVDKVFFDLMREIRARKMEDSKEKNGKKKRKSLAKRIRERCCIL